The following are from one region of the Archangium lipolyticum genome:
- a CDS encoding ABC transporter substrate-binding protein produces the protein MRRIHHIHETILCLGLLLSLGAARADTTLTIGTVNNGDMVRMQALSGVYEQAHPGVRLRWVVLDENTLRQRLTTDITTGGGQFDVITIGAYEAPMWGRQNWLVPLDQMPASYGLDDLMPNVRKQLSDGDHLYALPFYSEGSITFYRKDLFAAKGLSMPESPTWEQIRGFAKALHDPARGIYGICLRGKAGWGENMALVTTIVNSFGGRWFDEKWEPQLDSPEWHKAVNFYVDLLGTYGPPGPSSNGFNENLTLFNAGKCGMWVDASVAGAFVTDPSQSQVPDKVGFAKAPHAVTTKGSSWLWTWALAIPASSKQKEAARDFIGWATSREYAQLIAQRHGLPAMPPGTRLSTYESEAYLKATPFARVTLEAIRTADPTSPTLKPVPYTGVQFATIPEFQAVATLVGRLISGALAGNTQVDKVLSTSQSAVRRTMSRAGYYGR, from the coding sequence ATGCGGAGGATCCATCACATCCACGAGACCATCCTGTGTCTCGGTCTGTTGTTGAGCCTCGGTGCGGCGCGGGCCGACACCACGCTGACCATCGGCACCGTGAACAACGGGGACATGGTGCGGATGCAGGCCTTGTCGGGGGTCTACGAGCAGGCGCATCCCGGCGTGCGGCTGCGGTGGGTGGTGCTGGACGAGAACACCCTGCGCCAGCGCCTGACGACGGACATCACCACCGGAGGCGGTCAGTTCGACGTCATCACCATCGGGGCCTACGAGGCTCCCATGTGGGGCCGCCAGAACTGGCTGGTGCCGTTGGACCAGATGCCGGCCAGCTACGGCCTGGATGACCTCATGCCCAACGTGCGCAAGCAGTTGAGCGATGGGGATCACCTGTACGCCCTGCCCTTCTACTCGGAGGGCTCCATCACCTTCTACCGCAAGGATCTGTTCGCGGCGAAGGGCCTGAGCATGCCCGAGTCGCCCACGTGGGAGCAGATCCGCGGCTTCGCCAAGGCGCTGCATGACCCGGCCAGGGGCATCTATGGCATCTGCCTGCGAGGCAAGGCGGGCTGGGGCGAGAACATGGCGCTGGTGACCACCATCGTGAACAGCTTCGGCGGGCGCTGGTTCGACGAGAAGTGGGAGCCGCAGCTCGACAGCCCCGAGTGGCACAAGGCGGTGAACTTCTACGTGGACCTGCTCGGGACGTACGGTCCGCCCGGGCCGAGCAGCAACGGCTTCAACGAGAACCTGACGCTCTTCAACGCGGGCAAGTGCGGCATGTGGGTGGACGCGAGCGTGGCGGGCGCGTTCGTCACCGATCCTTCCCAGAGCCAGGTGCCGGACAAGGTCGGCTTCGCCAAGGCGCCGCACGCGGTGACGACGAAGGGCTCCTCCTGGTTGTGGACGTGGGCGCTGGCCATCCCGGCCAGCTCGAAGCAGAAGGAGGCGGCGCGCGACTTCATCGGCTGGGCCACGTCGCGCGAGTACGCCCAGCTCATCGCGCAGCGCCATGGTCTCCCGGCCATGCCCCCGGGCACGCGCCTGTCCACCTACGAGTCCGAGGCATACCTGAAGGCCACGCCCTTCGCGAGGGTCACCCTGGAGGCCATCCGCACGGCGGATCCCACGTCGCCCACGCTCAAGCCAGTGCCGTACACGGGCGTGCAGTTCGCCACCATCCCCGAGTTCCAGGCCGTCGCCACGCTGGTGGGCCGGCTCATCTCCGGGGCGCTGGCGGGCAACACCCAGGTGGACAAGGTCCTGAGCACTTCGCAATCGGCGGTGCGGCGCACCATGTCACGCGCGGGTTACTACGGCCGCTGA
- a CDS encoding cytochrome P450, which produces MMHLLSEEMRRDPYPLYEQMRGSSPVLNFPGTDMWMLFDYESVKRAVTDPEAFSSEVTPPTGKAPDWMIFSDPPRHSNLRTIVLRAFTPRSISALEPRVRELSRQLLSRHLERGELDLVGDYSDLLPTLVIAEMLGIPSEDLATFQRWAGIIMKLSYALTGGEEARRGIAEHAAAKEEMRLYLTDLLAARRRVPRDDLLTRLGEAEVDGQRLSLEDILGFFQLLLLAGTETTTSTISNAMLCFLDHPEQLARLRHEPQLLPSAIEEVLRFRSPTQFVLRESRREVELHGQRIPPGQMVLPMIGAANRDPGHFHEPDRFDIARNPNPHIGFGHGIHFCLGAALARLEARVALSELLEHFADFHRPGDETWQPREGLLVHGPARLPLRFTRHASS; this is translated from the coding sequence ATGATGCACCTGCTCAGCGAAGAGATGCGCCGCGACCCATATCCGCTCTACGAGCAGATGCGCGGTAGCTCACCGGTCCTGAACTTCCCCGGGACCGACATGTGGATGCTGTTCGACTACGAGAGCGTCAAGCGCGCGGTCACCGACCCCGAGGCCTTCAGCTCCGAGGTGACGCCCCCTACCGGCAAGGCGCCGGACTGGATGATCTTCTCGGATCCACCCCGCCACTCGAACCTGCGCACCATCGTGCTGCGCGCGTTCACCCCCCGGTCCATCTCCGCGCTCGAACCGCGCGTGCGCGAGCTCTCCCGGCAACTCCTCTCCCGCCACCTGGAGCGCGGTGAGCTGGACCTGGTCGGCGACTACTCGGACCTGCTCCCCACGCTGGTGATCGCGGAGATGCTCGGCATCCCGTCGGAGGATCTGGCGACCTTCCAGCGCTGGGCGGGGATCATCATGAAGCTCAGCTACGCGCTGACCGGCGGCGAGGAGGCACGCCGAGGCATCGCCGAGCACGCCGCGGCCAAGGAGGAGATGCGCCTGTACCTCACGGATCTGCTCGCCGCGCGCCGCCGCGTGCCTCGGGACGATCTCCTCACCCGGCTGGGCGAAGCAGAGGTCGACGGGCAGCGGCTCTCGCTGGAGGACATCCTCGGCTTCTTCCAGCTCCTGCTGCTCGCTGGAACCGAGACCACGACGAGCACCATCAGCAATGCGATGCTCTGCTTCCTCGACCACCCGGAGCAGCTCGCGCGCCTGCGCCACGAGCCCCAGCTCCTCCCCTCGGCGATCGAGGAGGTGCTCCGCTTCCGCTCGCCCACCCAGTTCGTGCTCCGCGAGTCGCGCCGCGAGGTGGAGCTCCACGGCCAGCGCATCCCGCCGGGCCAGATGGTGCTCCCGATGATCGGCGCGGCCAACCGGGACCCGGGCCACTTCCACGAGCCGGACCGCTTCGACATCGCGCGCAACCCGAACCCGCACATCGGGTTCGGGCATGGCATCCACTTCTGCCTGGGCGCGGCGCTGGCCCGTCTGGAGGCGCGCGTGGCCCTCTCGGAGCTGCTCGAGCACTTCGCCGACTTCCACCGCCCGGGCGACGAGACGTGGCAACCGCGCGAGGGGCTCCTGGTCCACGGCCCGGCCCGGCTGCCGCTGCGCTTCACCCGTCACGCGTCCAGCTGA
- the xylB gene encoding xylulokinase — protein MYLGIDVGTSSVKAVLVDDRERIVASASAALEVSRPHAGWSEQDPDAWVRGCERVLDELASSHGAELSAVEGIGLSGQMHGATLLGADDRPLRPAILWNDGRSEAECHELERRCPQSRQISGNIAMPGFTAPKLLWVARHEPDIFAKTRKVLLPKDHLRLFLVGDHVSDMSDAAGTLWLDVARRTWSEELLAATGLSLAHMPRLVEGSESSGRLRPELARRWGMTRAPVVAGGGGDNAASAIGIGAVRPGEAFVSLGTSGVLFVSNARFSPNTSGAVHAFCHAVPGTWHQMGVILSAAASLEWLSSLLGEPAPSLVAALGERVLAPSPVKFLPYLSGERTPHNDASARGAFVGLAHGDGRTALTQAVLEGVAYAFADCLRVLSEAGTQVARASVVGGGSRSPLWLKILASVLDRPLDVHAEGDFGGAFGAARLGRLAATGEDPFTLAVPPPVARTVEPDPALVRHYAQEYPRWRRLYPALRE, from the coding sequence ATGTACCTCGGCATTGATGTGGGAACGTCGTCCGTGAAGGCGGTGCTCGTGGACGACCGGGAGCGCATCGTCGCGAGCGCCAGCGCGGCCCTGGAGGTCTCCCGGCCTCACGCGGGCTGGTCGGAGCAGGATCCGGATGCCTGGGTGCGTGGCTGCGAGCGCGTGCTGGACGAGCTCGCCTCCTCCCACGGGGCGGAGCTGTCGGCCGTCGAGGGCATTGGCCTGTCCGGCCAGATGCACGGCGCGACCCTGCTCGGCGCCGATGACCGGCCGCTGCGTCCGGCCATCCTCTGGAACGACGGACGCTCGGAGGCCGAGTGCCATGAGCTGGAGCGGCGCTGTCCGCAATCACGGCAGATCTCGGGCAACATCGCCATGCCGGGCTTCACCGCGCCCAAGCTGCTCTGGGTCGCCCGGCACGAGCCGGACATCTTCGCGAAGACGCGCAAGGTGCTGCTGCCCAAGGACCATCTCCGGCTGTTCCTCGTCGGCGATCACGTCTCCGACATGTCCGACGCCGCCGGGACGCTCTGGCTGGACGTCGCCCGCCGCACGTGGTCCGAGGAGCTGCTCGCGGCCACGGGACTCTCGCTCGCGCACATGCCGCGGCTGGTGGAGGGCTCGGAGTCCTCCGGCCGGCTGCGGCCCGAGCTGGCCCGGCGCTGGGGCATGACACGCGCTCCGGTGGTGGCCGGGGGCGGAGGAGACAACGCGGCGAGCGCGATCGGCATCGGCGCGGTGCGGCCCGGCGAGGCCTTCGTGTCGCTCGGCACCTCGGGCGTGCTCTTCGTGTCCAACGCCCGCTTCTCGCCGAACACCTCGGGCGCGGTGCATGCCTTCTGCCATGCCGTGCCCGGCACCTGGCACCAGATGGGCGTCATCCTCTCCGCCGCCGCGAGCCTCGAGTGGTTGTCCTCGCTGCTCGGCGAACCGGCGCCCTCGCTGGTCGCGGCCCTGGGCGAGCGCGTTCTGGCTCCCTCTCCGGTGAAGTTCCTGCCCTACCTCTCCGGCGAGCGCACGCCACACAACGATGCCTCGGCCCGGGGCGCCTTCGTGGGACTGGCGCATGGAGACGGACGTACGGCACTGACACAGGCGGTGCTGGAGGGCGTGGCCTATGCCTTCGCCGACTGCCTGCGCGTCCTCTCGGAGGCGGGCACGCAGGTGGCCCGTGCCTCGGTGGTGGGTGGTGGCTCGCGCTCACCCCTGTGGCTGAAGATCCTCGCGAGCGTGCTGGACCGTCCGCTGGACGTACACGCCGAGGGGGACTTCGGAGGCGCGTTCGGCGCCGCCCGCCTGGGCCGGCTCGCGGCGACGGGCGAGGATCCGTTCACGCTCGCCGTGCCGCCACCCGTGGCCCGGACGGTCGAGCCCGACCCGGCGCTCGTTCGCCACTATGCCCAGGAGTACCCGCGCTGGCGCCGGCTGTACCCCGCGCTCAGGGAGTGA
- a CDS encoding type III secretion system effector protein: MNTFPISIEQGRSNILISECTHIDMDDVLWSTSIAHKVRRYEEHNESALDGGKRYAGFKALVMGALKQLAGYPEGLKLLQSLEDALAKGSNQVLIRPVDSGCHNAISANVNPGGIIYAVNVSRKEKGYFLKEGINPRGGSTLIELDPNFFRKMKLTISLGKEVETPEGIILGHELIHALHIAAGVQLPKEVGTESLFPIAEEESTIGGVSGTRNGYPLDKLKDFVTENKLRDSAGFPRRFNYQVFFNKDSSGLTVTSVTADALFDARVRRHVQLEKKRKTSVIPDLQLLLMALKNWKGPNLPEKFKTEFLKLGEWEQLRVLEIAQDGLAIGRSLLQQAFQQVKVGSPAEDFLSDSFV; the protein is encoded by the coding sequence ATGAACACGTTTCCCATCTCGATCGAGCAGGGCAGGTCCAACATCCTCATCTCCGAGTGCACGCACATCGACATGGACGATGTGCTCTGGAGCACGTCGATCGCGCACAAGGTGCGGCGGTACGAGGAGCACAATGAGTCAGCGCTGGACGGCGGCAAGCGGTACGCCGGCTTCAAGGCCCTCGTCATGGGCGCGCTGAAGCAGCTCGCGGGGTATCCCGAGGGTCTCAAGTTGTTGCAGTCCTTGGAGGATGCACTCGCCAAGGGCTCGAATCAGGTGCTCATCCGGCCGGTGGATTCCGGCTGCCACAACGCCATCTCCGCCAACGTCAATCCCGGTGGCATCATCTATGCGGTGAACGTGTCCCGGAAGGAGAAGGGGTACTTCCTCAAGGAGGGCATCAACCCGAGGGGAGGCAGCACGCTCATCGAGCTGGACCCGAACTTCTTCCGCAAGATGAAGCTGACGATCTCGCTGGGGAAGGAGGTGGAGACTCCCGAAGGCATCATCCTCGGCCACGAGCTCATCCACGCCCTGCACATCGCGGCGGGTGTCCAACTGCCCAAGGAGGTGGGAACCGAGTCGTTGTTCCCCATTGCCGAGGAGGAGAGCACCATCGGAGGCGTGAGCGGGACGCGCAACGGCTACCCGCTCGACAAGCTCAAGGACTTCGTCACCGAGAACAAGCTTCGTGACTCCGCCGGGTTCCCCCGCCGCTTCAACTATCAGGTGTTCTTCAACAAGGACTCTTCCGGGCTGACGGTGACGAGCGTGACCGCGGATGCGCTCTTCGACGCCAGGGTCCGCCGCCACGTGCAGTTGGAGAAGAAGAGGAAGACCTCCGTCATCCCCGACCTGCAGCTCCTTCTCATGGCCTTGAAGAACTGGAAGGGCCCCAATCTCCCGGAGAAGTTCAAGACGGAGTTCCTCAAGCTGGGGGAGTGGGAGCAGCTGCGGGTGCTGGAGATCGCGCAGGATGGGCTCGCGATCGGTCGCTCCCTGCTGCAACAGGCCTTCCAGCAGGTCAAGGTGGGCTCCCCCGCGGAGGACTTCCTGAGCGACAGCTTCGTGTAG
- a CDS encoding SMI1/KNR4 family protein: MTTPMSRLLEEVSRDHFPYPPATPEQIEEFERRVGWRLDEDLRAFYLHCNGAELIERLPDTPYRILPLSKIVRARVAIYGEDDDKWGPASVYALCDVQDGNYVLVDVSREESGRHPLFDGDHEAWPDPAYCKQVASSFSEFLEQVLRTRRNLYWLGE, from the coding sequence ATGACCACGCCCATGAGCCGCTTGCTCGAAGAGGTCTCGCGCGACCACTTCCCGTATCCTCCCGCCACGCCCGAGCAGATCGAGGAGTTCGAGCGACGGGTAGGGTGGCGGTTGGATGAGGACCTGCGGGCCTTCTACCTGCATTGCAACGGGGCGGAGCTGATTGAACGGCTGCCGGACACCCCCTACCGCATCCTCCCGCTCTCCAAGATCGTCCGAGCACGGGTGGCCATCTACGGGGAGGATGATGACAAATGGGGTCCAGCCTCGGTGTATGCCCTCTGCGATGTGCAGGACGGCAACTATGTGCTGGTGGACGTGAGCCGAGAGGAGAGCGGTCGTCATCCTCTCTTCGACGGCGATCATGAAGCCTGGCCAGACCCGGCCTACTGCAAGCAGGTCGCCAGTTCTTTCTCTGAGTTCTTGGAGCAGGTGCTTCGTACCCGGCGCAATCTCTACTGGTTGGGGGAGTGA
- a CDS encoding ABC transporter ATP-binding protein, which produces MARLDIKSLTKSFGETRVIKGVDLRIEDREFCVFLGPSGCGKSTLLRLIAGLEEATTGEIMLDGQPITDLPPAKRNLAMVFQSYALYPHMTVRQNMSFSLNLAKADPKVIEEKVQRAARILELEALLDRKPAALSGGQRQRVAIGRAIVREPRIFLFDEPLSNLDASLRVQMRLEIARLHQSLQATMIYVTHDQVEAMTLADKVVIFSAGNIEQSGSPQELYRRPANRFVAGFLGMPQMAFLEATWKDGKLVLANGSPLPAPEGLPRLDEGARVTVGVRPEQLTLGTSGQPGQVALDGKIEVIERLGSDAYAYLAVPGLGRITVRCAADIGRVEGTQASALIRPDGFHVFDANGIAIHHPPHS; this is translated from the coding sequence ATGGCACGTCTCGACATCAAATCCCTGACCAAGTCCTTTGGAGAGACCCGCGTCATCAAGGGCGTGGATCTGCGCATCGAGGACCGTGAGTTCTGCGTCTTCCTCGGCCCCTCCGGCTGTGGCAAGTCCACGCTGCTGCGTCTGATCGCCGGACTGGAGGAAGCCACCACCGGCGAGATCATGCTCGATGGCCAGCCCATCACCGACCTGCCACCCGCCAAACGCAACCTGGCGATGGTGTTCCAATCCTACGCCCTCTATCCGCACATGACCGTGCGGCAGAACATGTCCTTCTCCCTGAACCTGGCCAAGGCGGATCCCAAGGTCATCGAGGAGAAGGTCCAGCGCGCCGCGCGCATCCTGGAGCTGGAGGCCCTGCTGGACAGGAAGCCGGCGGCGCTCTCCGGAGGCCAGCGCCAGCGCGTCGCCATCGGCCGCGCCATCGTCCGCGAGCCGCGCATCTTCCTGTTCGACGAGCCCCTGTCCAACCTGGATGCGTCCCTGCGCGTGCAAATGCGGCTGGAGATCGCCCGGCTGCACCAGTCCCTTCAGGCGACGATGATCTACGTCACCCACGACCAGGTGGAAGCCATGACCCTGGCCGACAAGGTGGTCATCTTCAGCGCCGGCAACATCGAGCAGAGCGGCTCGCCCCAGGAGCTCTACCGCCGCCCCGCCAACCGGTTCGTCGCGGGCTTCCTCGGCATGCCCCAGATGGCCTTCCTGGAGGCCACGTGGAAGGACGGGAAGCTCGTGCTGGCGAACGGTTCCCCGCTGCCGGCGCCCGAGGGACTGCCGCGCCTCGACGAGGGCGCCCGGGTGACGGTCGGCGTGCGCCCCGAGCAGCTCACGCTGGGCACCTCCGGGCAACCCGGGCAGGTCGCCCTGGACGGGAAGATCGAGGTCATCGAGCGGCTGGGCAGTGATGCCTACGCCTATCTGGCGGTGCCGGGCCTCGGCCGGATCACCGTGCGCTGCGCCGCGGACATCGGACGGGTGGAAGGCACGCAGGCCTCGGCGCTCATCCGGCCCGACGGTTTCCATGTCTTCGATGCCAACGGCATCGCCATCCACCACCCTCCCCACTCCTGA
- a CDS encoding carbohydrate ABC transporter permease: MSVSSPPRRVGVLTASPAVIMLFAWMIVPLAMTLYFSTQYYNLLYPGRTAFVGLENFAYFFTYPSFWTSVFNTLLLVGSVLVITVVGGVLISVLVDARFPGQGIVRILLISPFFIMPTVSALVWKNLLMNPVSGLFAWVSQLFGLTPINWFADWPLLSIILIVAWEWLPFAILIFVTALQSMSQEQKEAAQMDGATPVAIFRYLTVPHLARPIAVVVMVETIFLLNIFAEIFTTTGGGPGDATTNVPYLIFTQALLEFDVGAASAGGLFAVLLANVVAYFLIRLIGKSLDA; encoded by the coding sequence ATGAGCGTCTCCAGTCCTCCACGCCGTGTCGGAGTCCTCACGGCGTCACCAGCGGTCATCATGCTGTTCGCGTGGATGATCGTCCCGCTGGCCATGACGCTGTACTTCTCCACGCAGTACTACAACCTGCTGTACCCGGGCAGAACGGCCTTTGTGGGGCTGGAGAACTTCGCCTACTTCTTCACGTACCCGAGCTTCTGGACGAGCGTCTTCAACACGCTGCTGCTGGTGGGCAGCGTGCTGGTCATCACCGTGGTGGGAGGCGTGCTCATCAGCGTGCTGGTGGACGCGCGATTTCCCGGGCAGGGCATCGTGCGCATCCTGCTCATCTCGCCCTTCTTCATCATGCCCACCGTCAGCGCACTGGTGTGGAAGAACCTGCTGATGAACCCGGTGTCCGGCCTGTTCGCCTGGGTGTCCCAGCTGTTCGGCCTGACGCCCATCAACTGGTTCGCGGACTGGCCGCTGCTGTCCATCATCCTCATCGTTGCCTGGGAGTGGCTGCCCTTCGCCATCCTCATCTTCGTGACGGCGCTGCAGTCGATGAGCCAGGAGCAGAAGGAGGCCGCGCAGATGGACGGAGCCACGCCCGTGGCCATCTTCCGCTACCTCACCGTACCGCACCTGGCGCGGCCCATCGCCGTCGTGGTGATGGTGGAGACCATCTTCCTGCTCAACATCTTCGCGGAGATCTTCACCACCACCGGCGGCGGTCCCGGGGACGCCACCACCAACGTGCCCTACCTCATCTTCACCCAGGCCCTGCTCGAGTTCGACGTGGGCGCGGCCTCGGCGGGTGGCCTCTTCGCCGTACTGCTGGCCAACGTGGTCGCCTACTTCCTCATCCGCCTGATCGGCAAATCCCTCGACGCCTAG
- a CDS encoding carbohydrate ABC transporter permease, with translation MPTLKQRRRVAGIARAVGAWLVALIIFFPILWMVLTSFKTELQAFSMPPDFFFGPTLENYREILERTNYLHYAWNSLAISGGATLLGMLVAVPAAYSFSFHPSARTRGTLMWMLSTKMMPSVGALVPIYLLSRNLGLLDSRVLLIVVFALINLPIMVWMIYTYFRDIPKDILEAARMDGATTTQEMIRVLLPVSRGGLASTALLSLILGWNEAFWSLNLTTTQAAPLSALVASFSSPQGLFWARLSAISTLACAPILVLGWFSQKQLVRGLTFGAVK, from the coding sequence ATGCCGACCTTGAAACAACGACGCCGCGTGGCCGGGATCGCCCGGGCGGTGGGCGCCTGGCTCGTGGCCCTCATCATCTTCTTCCCCATCCTCTGGATGGTGCTCACCAGCTTCAAGACCGAGCTGCAGGCGTTCTCCATGCCCCCGGACTTCTTCTTCGGGCCCACGTTGGAGAACTACCGGGAGATCCTCGAGCGGACCAACTACCTGCACTACGCCTGGAACTCGCTCGCCATCAGCGGCGGCGCCACGCTGCTGGGCATGCTGGTGGCGGTGCCCGCGGCCTACAGCTTCTCCTTCCATCCCAGCGCACGCACCCGCGGCACCCTGATGTGGATGCTCTCCACCAAGATGATGCCCAGCGTGGGAGCGCTGGTGCCCATCTACCTGCTGTCGCGGAACCTGGGGCTGCTCGACTCGCGCGTCCTGCTCATCGTGGTGTTCGCGCTCATCAACCTGCCCATCATGGTGTGGATGATCTACACGTACTTCCGTGACATCCCGAAGGACATCCTCGAGGCGGCGCGCATGGACGGGGCCACCACCACGCAGGAGATGATCCGGGTCCTGCTGCCGGTGAGCCGGGGCGGACTGGCCTCCACGGCACTGCTGTCCCTCATCCTCGGCTGGAACGAGGCCTTCTGGTCCTTGAACCTGACCACCACCCAGGCCGCGCCCCTCAGCGCGCTGGTCGCCTCGTTCTCCAGCCCTCAGGGTCTGTTCTGGGCCAGGTTGTCCGCCATCTCCACCCTCGCCTGCGCGCCCATCCTGGTGCTCGGCTGGTTCTCCCAGAAGCAGCTCGTTCGCGGTCTGACCTTCGGCGCGGTCAAGTAA
- a CDS encoding mannitol dehydrogenase family protein, translating into MHTLDQAHLSALPKSIVRPGYDRSKLRAGIVHIGVGGFHRAHQAIYLDRVLSRPGHEAWGICGVNLLPQDAAMAAAMKRQNGLYTVSEMAPDGSRTSRVVEAMVEYLYAPEQPQAVLDRLSHPDIRIVSLTITEGGYLIDEHGRFNLQHPSVAYDLAHPQEPKGVFGYLIEALDRRRKAGVKPFTVMSCDNLRHNGAQARRACVAFAKARDPELAAWIEREVGFPNAMVDRITPATDDATRQRLREMTDVDDAAPVICEDFIQWVLEDDFRNGRPEWEAGGVMITKDVSPYEEAKIRLLNASHTMLSYPAYLSGYRKVDDALHDPLFSGYLRDFLDQDAGVWLRSLPGLDLEEYKATLLRRFSNRAVGDQLARLCIDGGSKIPGFLMPTVHAILDNGRPYHRIAFFLAAYDRYLRGGADEKGERYPINEPNARPLLEKVIQSDSPMTLLGIPEIVGTQLPANKGFVDLYLDLRKQLDTRGVVATLKALEAKAG; encoded by the coding sequence ATGCATACCCTGGATCAGGCCCACCTCTCCGCGCTGCCGAAGTCTATCGTCCGCCCCGGCTATGACCGGAGCAAGCTGCGCGCCGGCATCGTGCACATCGGCGTGGGTGGCTTCCACCGCGCGCACCAGGCCATCTACCTCGACCGCGTCCTCTCCCGGCCAGGCCACGAGGCCTGGGGCATCTGCGGCGTCAACCTGCTGCCGCAGGACGCCGCCATGGCCGCGGCCATGAAGCGCCAGAACGGGCTCTACACCGTGAGCGAGATGGCTCCGGACGGCTCGCGCACCTCGCGCGTCGTCGAGGCCATGGTCGAGTACCTCTACGCGCCCGAGCAGCCCCAGGCCGTGCTCGACCGGCTGAGCCACCCGGACATCCGCATCGTCTCGTTGACCATCACCGAGGGCGGCTACCTCATCGACGAGCACGGCCGCTTCAACCTCCAGCACCCCTCGGTGGCGTATGACCTGGCGCACCCCCAGGAGCCCAAGGGGGTGTTCGGCTACCTCATCGAGGCGCTGGACCGCCGGCGCAAGGCGGGCGTGAAGCCCTTCACGGTGATGTCCTGCGACAACCTGCGCCACAACGGAGCCCAGGCCCGGCGCGCCTGCGTCGCCTTCGCGAAGGCGAGGGATCCGGAGCTGGCCGCGTGGATCGAGCGCGAGGTGGGCTTCCCCAACGCGATGGTGGACCGCATCACCCCGGCCACGGATGACGCCACCCGCCAGCGGCTGCGCGAGATGACGGACGTCGACGACGCCGCCCCCGTCATCTGCGAGGACTTCATCCAGTGGGTCCTGGAGGACGACTTCCGCAACGGCCGCCCGGAGTGGGAGGCCGGGGGCGTGATGATCACGAAGGACGTGTCTCCGTACGAGGAGGCGAAGATCCGCCTGCTCAACGCGAGCCACACCATGCTCTCCTACCCCGCCTACCTCTCGGGCTACCGCAAGGTGGACGACGCCCTGCACGATCCGCTCTTCTCCGGCTACCTGCGCGACTTCCTCGACCAGGATGCTGGCGTGTGGCTGCGCTCGCTGCCGGGGCTGGACCTCGAGGAGTACAAGGCCACGCTGCTGCGGCGCTTCTCCAACCGGGCCGTGGGCGATCAGCTGGCGCGGTTGTGCATCGATGGTGGCTCGAAGATTCCGGGCTTCCTGATGCCCACGGTGCACGCCATCCTGGACAATGGACGCCCCTATCACCGCATCGCGTTCTTCCTCGCGGCCTATGACCGCTACCTGCGCGGAGGCGCGGACGAGAAGGGCGAGCGCTACCCCATCAACGAGCCCAACGCGCGCCCCCTGCTGGAGAAGGTCATCCAGAGCGACTCGCCGATGACGCTGCTCGGCATCCCGGAGATCGTCGGCACCCAGCTGCCCGCGAACAAGGGCTTCGTCGACCTGTACCTCGACCTGCGCAAGCAGCTCGATACGCGGGGCGTGGTGGCGACGCTCAAGGCACTCGAGGCGAAGGCTGGCTGA